One genomic segment of Solidesulfovibrio sp. includes these proteins:
- a CDS encoding DNA-binding protein gives MSPVRDFDDTLKELLSDPEQAVQYLRAAMEESDPRALAVAIHDVLKAVRSAPEENDAETEALCRALAGLKQAGVTLDFLAR, from the coding sequence ATGAGTCCCGTCCGTGACTTCGATGACACGCTTAAAGAGCTTTTGAGCGACCCGGAACAGGCGGTTCAATATCTCCGCGCCGCCATGGAAGAAAGCGACCCCCGTGCATTGGCCGTGGCCATTCATGATGTGCTGAAAGCTGTTCGCTCCGCGCCCGAGGAGAACGACGCCGAAACGGAGGCCCTGTGTCGTGCCCTTGCTGGGCTGAAACAAGCGGGAGTGACCCTCGATTTCCTGGCGCGGTAG
- a CDS encoding type II toxin-antitoxin system RelE/ParE family toxin has protein sequence MQEAKTRRTIEYQAPGGSWPFREWLAVLKDKRAVAKVLTRLATVRAGSLGDAKSLDGGLYELRIDFGPGYRVYLGLDGQTVVVLLCGGDKSSQGKDIKRARSLWQAYRREKYESRP, from the coding sequence ATGCAGGAAGCGAAAACCCGGCGTACCATCGAATACCAAGCCCCGGGCGGGAGCTGGCCTTTCCGGGAGTGGCTTGCGGTTCTTAAGGACAAAAGGGCCGTGGCCAAGGTATTAACCCGCCTTGCCACGGTCCGGGCTGGGAGCCTGGGAGACGCCAAATCCCTTGATGGCGGCCTGTATGAACTGCGTATTGACTTCGGGCCGGGATATCGCGTCTACCTCGGGTTGGATGGCCAGACGGTGGTTGTCCTGCTCTGTGGCGGCGACAAATCGAGCCAGGGGAAGGACATCAAAAGGGCTCGCAGCCTTTGGCAGGCGTACAGGAGGGAAAAATATGAGTCCCGTCCGTGA
- a CDS encoding tyrosine-type recombinase/integrase encodes MKDARAYIKSKRYPGVRWREHPERKHGVNFDRYYVIRYKLGGKDRQETLGWASQGWTELKANARLAELKEAQRTGQGAVTLAEKRQQAEAKRQAEAEARAVEERENITLAQAWEKYLPVAQANKAAHTAYAEEAAYRLWLSPTLAGKPLRDIKPIHLERIKKTMAEAGRSAQTVRHVLAALRQVFNFAKRNGLYAGDNPVSMVKKPSADARRLRFLTHDEADRLLAALAERESNVHDMALLALHCGLRAGEIFSLTWGDVDMERGVLILRDTKSGKTRAAYMTEAVAAMLAGMERRGHNDLVFLSANGGRIVQISETFNRVVAALGFNNGVTDPRQKVVFHTLRHTFASWLVEQGVDLYSVKELMGHGTLAMTERYSHLSPDKLRRAVKTLEAGMDKARANGKVLAIDGTR; translated from the coding sequence ATGAAAGACGCCCGGGCCTACATCAAGTCGAAACGATACCCAGGAGTCAGGTGGAGAGAACATCCCGAGCGAAAGCACGGCGTCAACTTCGACCGATATTATGTAATCCGATACAAACTCGGCGGTAAGGACCGCCAGGAGACTCTTGGCTGGGCCAGCCAGGGGTGGACGGAACTAAAAGCCAACGCACGGTTGGCAGAATTGAAGGAAGCCCAGCGAACAGGTCAAGGGGCTGTTACACTTGCAGAAAAACGCCAACAAGCAGAGGCTAAACGCCAAGCCGAGGCCGAAGCCCGGGCCGTCGAGGAACGCGAAAACATCACCCTCGCCCAAGCCTGGGAAAAGTATCTTCCCGTTGCCCAAGCCAACAAGGCCGCCCATACCGCCTACGCCGAGGAAGCCGCCTATAGGCTTTGGCTCTCCCCTACCCTGGCCGGCAAACCCTTGCGTGACATCAAACCGATCCATTTGGAGCGCATCAAGAAGACCATGGCCGAGGCCGGCCGTTCCGCCCAAACCGTCCGTCATGTCCTGGCGGCCCTGCGGCAGGTATTCAACTTCGCTAAGCGCAACGGCCTCTATGCCGGCGACAACCCGGTTTCCATGGTCAAGAAGCCCTCTGCCGATGCACGCCGATTGCGCTTCCTGACCCACGACGAAGCCGACCGATTGCTTGCCGCCCTGGCCGAACGGGAATCCAACGTCCATGACATGGCCCTACTTGCCCTGCACTGTGGCCTGCGAGCCGGCGAAATCTTTTCCCTGACCTGGGGCGACGTGGACATGGAGCGCGGTGTCCTCATCCTGCGCGACACCAAAAGCGGCAAGACCCGGGCTGCCTACATGACCGAGGCCGTGGCGGCGATGCTGGCAGGCATGGAACGTCGAGGCCACAACGATCTGGTCTTCCTGTCCGCCAATGGCGGGCGCATCGTCCAGATTTCCGAGACGTTCAACCGCGTGGTCGCCGCGCTCGGCTTCAACAATGGCGTCACCGATCCGCGCCAGAAGGTCGTTTTCCACACTTTACGCCATACATTCGCGTCCTGGCTGGTCGAGCAAGGCGTGGATTTGTATTCCGTCAAGGAACTCATGGGCCATGGCACGCTGGCAATGACTGAGCGTTACAGCCACCTTTCCCCGGACAAGCTGCGCCGGGCGGTCAAGACCCTGGAGGCGGGTATGGACAAGGCCAGGGCAAATGGCAAAGTTCTGGCTATCGACGGCACGAGGTAG